A portion of the Blastochloris tepida genome contains these proteins:
- a CDS encoding PilZ domain-containing protein encodes MSEDRRQHARLRSLIGGRIIFNDGRSTLDCVLRNISPGGARIACSAAVSLPETFDLMLPSKNRRLRVRLVWRQEEHLGIATLSPVPSW; translated from the coding sequence ATGAGCGAGGATCGGCGACAGCATGCGCGGCTGCGCAGCCTGATCGGCGGCCGCATCATCTTCAATGACGGGCGCTCGACGCTCGACTGCGTGCTGCGCAACATCTCCCCCGGCGGGGCGCGGATCGCCTGCAGCGCCGCGGTCTCGCTGCCGGAGACCTTCGACCTGATGCTGCCGAGCAAGAACCGCCGCCTGCGTGTCCGTCTCGTCTGGCGGCAGGAGGAGCACCTCGGCATCGCCACGCTGTCGCCGGTGCCGTCCTGGTGA
- a CDS encoding ABC transporter ATP-binding protein/permease, protein MSTVTETLAATWRLAAPYFRADDIGEVSVGPLGRFRLREKWAGRGLLAAVIAIELAIVAITVALNAWNARFYDALQNRNWDSFVYELGFFCVLAAVFILLAVYQIYLNQWLQIRWRRWMTERLLGEWLAGANHYRMQLLGESADNPDQRIAEDIQLFVGRTLSLGVGLLSAVVTLISFVGILWALSAQAPLMIGGTTFAIPGYLVFAALIYAALGTLLTHLIGRALVRLNFDQQRFEADFRVSLVRVRENAEQIALLEGEEAERTRLMDRFANVMRNWWAIMDRQKRLTFFTAGYSQVSTVFPFIVASPAYFAGAFQLGGLMQTASAFGRVENSLAFFISAYTSFAEWRAVVERLGGFEAAARAARNVPVTPPVVAVARDGAGAVSARDVALALPDGRPLLKVEDFTVAAGERVLVTGPSGSGKSTLFRAVGGIWPFGDGVVRVPDGANVMLLPQRPYLPVGSLRAAVSFPAEPGTFPDAEIAQVLGEVGMAEFAERLDEVSLWGQRLSGGEQQRLAFARALLHAPDWLFLDEATASLDEASEAALYRLLSERLPGVTVVSIGHRSTLAEFHGRTVRLVRDGSVHRVAVASSQAA, encoded by the coding sequence GTGTCGACCGTGACCGAAACCCTGGCCGCGACCTGGCGGCTTGCCGCGCCCTATTTCCGCGCCGACGATATCGGCGAGGTCAGCGTCGGCCCGCTCGGGCGCTTTCGGCTGCGCGAGAAGTGGGCCGGGCGCGGCCTGCTCGCCGCGGTCATCGCCATCGAGCTGGCCATCGTCGCCATCACGGTGGCGCTGAATGCCTGGAACGCCCGCTTCTACGACGCGCTGCAGAACCGCAACTGGGACAGCTTCGTCTACGAGCTCGGCTTCTTCTGCGTGCTGGCGGCGGTGTTCATCCTGCTCGCGGTCTACCAGATCTATCTGAACCAGTGGCTGCAGATCCGCTGGCGGCGGTGGATGACCGAGCGCCTGCTCGGCGAATGGCTGGCCGGGGCCAACCACTACCGCATGCAACTGCTCGGCGAGTCCGCCGACAACCCCGACCAGCGCATCGCCGAGGACATCCAGCTCTTCGTCGGCCGCACGCTGTCGCTCGGCGTCGGCCTGCTCAGCGCGGTGGTCACGCTCATCTCGTTCGTCGGCATCCTGTGGGCGCTGTCGGCCCAGGCGCCGTTGATGATCGGCGGCACCACCTTCGCCATCCCCGGCTATCTGGTGTTCGCGGCGCTGATTTATGCCGCGCTCGGCACGCTTCTCACCCATCTGATCGGCCGCGCGCTGGTGCGACTCAATTTCGACCAGCAGCGCTTCGAGGCCGATTTCCGCGTCTCGCTGGTGCGGGTGCGCGAGAATGCCGAGCAGATCGCGCTTCTGGAAGGCGAGGAGGCCGAGCGCACCCGGCTGATGGACCGCTTCGCCAATGTGATGCGCAATTGGTGGGCGATCATGGACCGCCAGAAGCGCCTCACCTTCTTCACGGCCGGCTATTCGCAGGTCTCGACAGTGTTTCCGTTCATCGTCGCGAGCCCGGCCTATTTTGCCGGCGCCTTCCAGCTCGGCGGGCTGATGCAGACCGCCTCCGCTTTCGGTCGGGTGGAGAACTCGCTGGCCTTCTTCATCTCGGCCTACACGAGTTTTGCCGAGTGGCGCGCGGTGGTCGAGCGGCTTGGCGGCTTCGAGGCAGCGGCCCGCGCCGCGCGGAACGTGCCGGTGACGCCGCCGGTGGTGGCGGTCGCCCGTGATGGCGCAGGCGCGGTCAGCGCCCGCGATGTGGCCCTGGCGCTGCCCGATGGACGGCCGCTGCTCAAGGTGGAGGATTTCACCGTCGCGGCCGGCGAGCGGGTGCTGGTCACCGGCCCCTCGGGCTCCGGCAAATCGACGCTGTTCCGCGCCGTCGGCGGCATCTGGCCGTTCGGCGACGGCGTGGTGCGGGTGCCGGACGGCGCCAATGTGATGCTGCTGCCGCAGCGCCCCTATCTGCCGGTCGGCAGCCTGCGCGCTGCGGTGTCGTTCCCGGCTGAGCCCGGCACCTTCCCGGATGCCGAGATTGCGCAGGTGCTCGGCGAGGTCGGCATGGCGGAATTTGCCGAGCGGCTCGACGAGGTGTCGCTGTGGGGCCAGCGCCTGTCGGGCGGCGAGCAGCAGCGCCTCGCCTTTGCTCGCGCGCTGCTGCACGCGCCGGACTGGCTGTTCCTGGATGAGGCGACCGCCTCGCTCGACGAGGCCAGCGAAGCCGCGCTCTACCGGCTGCTGAGCGAGCGCCTGCCGGGCGTCACCGTGGTGTCGATCGGCCACCGCTCGACGCTCGCCGAATTCCACGGCCGCACCGTCCGGCTGGTCCGCGACGGCAGTGTCCACCGCGTCGCCGTGGCGTCGTCCCAGGCGGCGTGA
- a CDS encoding ChbG/HpnK family deacetylase, producing MKRIRLVADDFALAPGVSAAIRDLAAAGRLSATSVMTVVPGFRAEAARLRDTVTPRPFGIGLHVTLTGPHHPLTVNFAPVTRSGAFPDLPTLMTLAFAGRLKPAVIRAEIEAQLDAFAIAFGRMPDHVDGHQHVQLLPTIRSAVLDVVSDRLHGAWVRQCGQANAPRNLFRDPKGTVLAHLSRAFKSRAETRGVRVNPAFAGAYLYQPEADFAALFPGFLEALPDGGVVMCHPGHVDAELVARDPLTRHREAEFAFLASDRLPAALAAAGAELQ from the coding sequence ATGAAACGCATTCGACTGGTGGCCGACGACTTTGCATTGGCGCCCGGCGTCTCTGCCGCGATCCGCGACCTCGCGGCGGCCGGGCGGCTGTCGGCGACCTCGGTGATGACCGTGGTGCCGGGCTTCCGCGCCGAGGCGGCGCGCCTTCGCGACACCGTCACGCCCCGGCCGTTCGGCATCGGCCTGCACGTGACGCTGACCGGACCGCACCACCCGCTCACCGTCAATTTCGCGCCGGTCACCCGTTCGGGCGCGTTTCCCGACCTGCCGACGCTGATGACGCTGGCCTTTGCCGGCCGCCTCAAGCCGGCCGTCATCCGCGCCGAGATCGAGGCCCAGCTCGACGCCTTCGCCATCGCCTTCGGGCGGATGCCCGACCATGTCGACGGCCATCAGCACGTCCAGCTCCTGCCCACCATCCGCAGCGCCGTGCTGGATGTCGTCTCCGACCGCCTGCACGGCGCCTGGGTGCGCCAGTGCGGACAGGCCAACGCACCGCGCAACCTGTTCCGCGACCCCAAGGGCACGGTGCTGGCGCACCTGTCGCGCGCCTTCAAGTCGCGCGCCGAGACCCGCGGCGTGCGCGTCAATCCGGCCTTCGCCGGCGCCTATCTCTACCAGCCGGAGGCCGATTTCGCGGCGCTGTTCCCGGGCTTCCTCGAGGCGCTGCCGGATGGCGGGGTGGTGATGTGCCACCCCGGCCATGTCGATGCCGAGCTCGTCGCCCGCGATCCGCTGACCCGCCACCGCGAGGCCGAGTTCGCCTTTCTCGCCAGCGACCGGCTGCCGGCGGCGCTGGCCGCGGCGGGCGCCGAGCTTCAGTGA
- a CDS encoding glycosyltransferase family 2 protein, with the protein MTTRPAPNAASPAEAGLSIVVPVYNEAANLPALHARLAALAAGFAATRGLAVEIVYVDDGSRDASLAVLRGLPNDGVDLQVVSFSRNFGKEAALVAGLDHAGKGAVLFMDADGQHPPDMVEHLVSLWLDQGYDVAFTAKAHRRNEPALRRLFVRTFYALLNWGARHKIPPDAGDFRLLSPRAAAALRQLPERNRFFKGLSSWIGFKQICVPYEPAERIHGVSSWSFQSLVGLSIEGLTSFSVAPLRVASVFGFAMAGGAFVFGLWIILEKLIWDIAVPGYASLMVATIIIGGVQLIVIGVVGEYIGKILSELKARPIYFIAEREVREAAPGAKTGSGADA; encoded by the coding sequence ATGACAACACGACCCGCCCCAAACGCCGCCTCCCCCGCCGAGGCCGGTCTTTCAATCGTCGTCCCGGTCTATAACGAGGCCGCCAACCTGCCGGCGCTGCATGCCCGCCTTGCGGCGTTGGCGGCCGGATTTGCCGCAACCCGCGGCCTCGCGGTCGAGATCGTCTATGTCGACGACGGCTCGCGCGACGCCTCGCTGGCCGTGCTGCGTGGCCTGCCCAATGACGGCGTCGACCTGCAGGTGGTGTCGTTCTCGCGCAATTTCGGCAAGGAGGCGGCGCTGGTCGCCGGCCTCGACCACGCCGGCAAGGGCGCGGTGCTGTTCATGGACGCCGACGGCCAGCACCCGCCGGACATGGTGGAGCATCTGGTGTCGCTGTGGCTCGACCAGGGCTATGACGTCGCCTTCACCGCCAAGGCGCACCGCCGCAACGAGCCGGCGCTGCGCCGCCTGTTCGTGCGCACCTTCTACGCCCTGCTGAACTGGGGGGCGCGCCACAAGATTCCCCCCGATGCCGGCGATTTCCGTCTGCTGTCGCCGCGCGCCGCCGCCGCGTTGCGCCAGCTTCCCGAGCGCAACCGCTTCTTCAAGGGTCTGTCGAGCTGGATCGGCTTTAAACAGATCTGCGTGCCCTACGAACCGGCCGAGCGCATCCACGGCGTCTCGAGCTGGAGCTTCCAATCGCTGGTCGGCCTGTCGATCGAGGGGCTGACCTCGTTCTCGGTGGCGCCGCTGCGCGTCGCCAGCGTATTCGGCTTCGCCATGGCCGGCGGCGCGTTTGTCTTCGGCCTGTGGATCATCCTGGAGAAGCTGATCTGGGACATTGCCGTTCCCGGCTATGCTTCGCTTATGGTGGCCACCATCATCATCGGCGGGGTACAGCTTATCGTGATCGGCGTCGTGGGCGAGTATATCGGCAAGATCCTCTCCGAGCTGAAGGCCCGCCCGATCTATTTCATCGCCGAGCGCGAGGTGCGCGAGGCCGCCCCCGGTGCCAAAACGGGTTCCGGAGCCGACGCATGA